The Spartinivicinus poritis genome contains a region encoding:
- the hisD gene encoding histidinol dehydrogenase, with product MSGVSITRLNSSAESFNQQLDELLKWEAVSDLNVNQTVAEIINQIRQHGDEALIKYTNQFDRLSVDSVEELAISPEALQAALEQISFEQKQALTEAASRIRQYHEEQKSCSWQYAELDGTILGQQVMPLDRVGVYVPGGKAAYPSSVLMNVIPAKVAGVKEVIMVVPTPDDQVNALVLAAAAIAGVDKVFRVGGAQAVAALAYGTATIPSVDKIVGPGNIYVATAKRMVFGQVGIDMIAGPSEILVVCDGKTNPDWIAMDLFSQAEHDEDAQAILISPDSSYLEAVESSINKLLPEMERAEIIRQSLSCRGALIQVADIDEAIEITNRIAPEHLELSIENPEQYLPVIRHAGAIFMGRHTPEALGDYCAGPNHVLPTSGTARFSSPLGVYDFEKRSSIINFSAKGATKAGLVASVLARGEGLTAHARSAEFRIDKQSMGE from the coding sequence GTGTCTGGTGTGTCTATTACCCGGTTAAATTCATCGGCTGAGTCGTTTAACCAGCAGTTAGACGAGTTGCTTAAGTGGGAAGCCGTTTCTGACCTGAATGTTAATCAAACCGTCGCAGAAATTATCAATCAGATCAGACAGCATGGAGATGAGGCATTAATAAAGTATACCAATCAATTTGATCGTCTCTCAGTTGACTCAGTGGAGGAGTTAGCTATCTCTCCCGAAGCGTTACAAGCGGCGTTAGAGCAAATATCTTTTGAGCAAAAACAAGCACTAACAGAGGCTGCGAGCCGAATTCGCCAATATCATGAAGAACAGAAGAGCTGCTCTTGGCAATACGCTGAACTAGACGGCACTATTCTTGGCCAGCAGGTAATGCCCTTAGATCGAGTGGGGGTCTATGTACCAGGAGGTAAAGCGGCTTATCCTTCTTCAGTACTGATGAATGTGATTCCTGCCAAAGTTGCAGGAGTAAAAGAAGTAATCATGGTGGTGCCGACTCCCGATGACCAAGTCAATGCACTGGTTTTAGCCGCTGCTGCAATTGCTGGGGTAGATAAGGTATTTCGAGTGGGAGGTGCACAGGCGGTAGCTGCCCTAGCGTATGGCACTGCAACTATCCCCAGCGTCGACAAGATAGTAGGGCCTGGCAATATTTATGTAGCAACAGCAAAGCGAATGGTCTTTGGTCAGGTTGGTATCGACATGATTGCTGGGCCATCTGAGATTCTGGTGGTGTGTGATGGCAAAACCAACCCAGATTGGATTGCAATGGATTTGTTTTCCCAAGCGGAACATGATGAAGATGCTCAAGCGATTTTAATTTCACCTGACAGCAGCTATTTAGAGGCAGTTGAAAGTAGCATCAATAAGCTGTTACCTGAAATGGAGCGGGCAGAGATTATTCGTCAGTCGCTATCTTGTCGAGGCGCTTTAATTCAGGTTGCTGATATCGATGAAGCTATTGAGATTACTAATCGTATTGCGCCTGAGCACTTGGAACTATCAATTGAAAACCCTGAACAATACCTGCCTGTAATTCGTCATGCTGGGGCAATTTTCATGGGCCGACATACCCCTGAAGCACTGGGTGATTACTGTGCAGGTCCAAATCACGTGTTGCCTACCTCTGGTACTGCACGCTTCTCATCTCCATTAGGTGTTTACGACTTTGAGAAGCGTTCTTCTATTATTAACTTTAGTGCTAAGGGTGCGACAAAAGCTGGTCTAGTGGCTTCAGTACTGGCTAGAGGAGAAGGGTTAACTGCTCATGCGCGTTCTGCTGAGTTTCGGATCGACAAGCAGAGCATGGGAGAATAA
- the hisG gene encoding ATP phosphoribosyltransferase, producing the protein MKQSIMIALSKGRILKETLPLLKQAGIEPTEDLNSRKLIFPTNHSHINLLIVRATDVPTYVEYGAADLGVSGKDVLLEHGSQALYEPLDLKIAQCKLMTAGPVGREPRPGRLKVATKFVNIAKRYYAEQGKQVDIIKLYGSMELAPLVGLADKIIDVVDTGNTLRANGLEPQELIAHISSRLVVNKAAMKVKHHELKEIIDGLKQAVLNTSNNQ; encoded by the coding sequence ATGAAACAATCAATTATGATCGCCCTTTCTAAAGGGCGAATTTTAAAAGAAACCTTACCCCTATTAAAACAAGCTGGTATAGAGCCTACCGAAGACCTTAATAGTCGCAAGCTGATTTTTCCTACCAACCATTCTCATATTAATTTACTTATTGTTCGTGCTACTGATGTGCCCACTTATGTAGAGTATGGCGCTGCTGATCTGGGGGTATCAGGCAAAGATGTGTTGCTTGAGCATGGTAGTCAGGCCTTGTATGAGCCTCTCGATTTAAAAATTGCCCAATGCAAGCTAATGACGGCAGGACCAGTGGGGCGAGAGCCTAGGCCAGGTCGGCTTAAAGTGGCGACTAAGTTTGTCAATATTGCCAAGCGCTATTATGCCGAGCAGGGTAAGCAGGTGGATATTATCAAGCTATATGGCTCTATGGAGCTGGCTCCTTTGGTTGGTTTGGCAGATAAGATTATTGATGTGGTTGATACGGGTAACACACTCAGGGCTAATGGCTTAGAGCCACAGGAATTAATAGCTCATATCAGCTCTCGGTTAGTAGTTAATAAAGCAGCCATGAAAGTGAAGCACCACGAGTTAAAGGAAATAATAGATGGACTTAAACAAGCTGTACTAAACACAAGTAATAACCAATAA
- the murA gene encoding UDP-N-acetylglucosamine 1-carboxyvinyltransferase, translating into MDKLIISGGVKLDGEIRISGAKNAALPILAATLLADEPVTVCNLPHLNDITTMIELFGRMGVELVIDEKLNVEVHANTIKSLHAPYELVKTMRASILVLGPMVAHFGRAEVALPGGCAIGSRPVDLHIRGLEAMGADIKVEDGYIKASVDGRLKGAKIFLDTVTVTGTENLLMAACLADGETIIENAAREPEVVDLAHCLIKMGAKITGHGTDTIRIQGVERLSGCHYSVLPDRIETGTYLIAAAATGGRIKVKDTAPDTLDAVLVKLKEAGAHLEVGEDWIELDMKGQRPQAVSLKTAPYPAFPTDMQAQFTAMNAVAEGTGRITETIFENRFMHALEMIRMGADMVVEGNTVIVTGVPHLKAAPVMATDLRASASLVIAGLVAEGDTVVDRIYHIDRGYECIEEKLQLLGAKIRRTPS; encoded by the coding sequence ATGGATAAACTGATTATTTCCGGTGGAGTAAAACTTGATGGTGAAATTCGAATTTCAGGTGCAAAAAATGCTGCACTACCCATCTTAGCTGCTACGCTCCTGGCTGATGAGCCTGTCACTGTTTGTAATTTACCCCACTTGAATGACATTACCACTATGATTGAGCTGTTTGGCCGCATGGGGGTCGAGCTAGTGATTGATGAAAAGCTCAATGTGGAAGTGCACGCCAATACAATTAAAAGTCTTCATGCTCCCTATGAATTAGTTAAAACCATGCGTGCTTCGATTTTGGTTTTAGGGCCAATGGTCGCCCACTTTGGTCGCGCTGAAGTGGCTTTGCCTGGTGGTTGTGCTATTGGAAGTAGACCCGTTGATTTGCATATCCGTGGCTTGGAAGCAATGGGTGCTGACATTAAAGTTGAAGATGGCTATATCAAAGCGAGTGTTGATGGGCGCTTGAAAGGAGCCAAAATATTTCTTGATACGGTTACAGTAACTGGTACTGAAAACCTGTTGATGGCTGCCTGCTTAGCAGATGGAGAAACTATCATTGAAAATGCTGCCAGGGAGCCTGAAGTAGTTGATCTAGCCCACTGCTTGATAAAAATGGGGGCCAAAATTACTGGCCATGGTACTGACACTATTCGAATACAAGGTGTAGAGAGACTATCTGGTTGTCACTACTCGGTGCTACCAGACCGGATTGAAACGGGTACCTATTTAATTGCAGCTGCTGCAACTGGTGGGCGGATCAAAGTTAAAGATACTGCTCCTGATACTCTTGATGCTGTACTTGTAAAACTAAAGGAAGCAGGGGCTCATTTAGAAGTGGGTGAAGACTGGATTGAGCTGGATATGAAAGGTCAGCGTCCCCAAGCTGTCAGTTTAAAAACAGCTCCATATCCCGCTTTTCCAACTGATATGCAAGCACAGTTTACGGCTATGAATGCGGTAGCAGAAGGCACTGGCCGTATCACCGAAACCATTTTTGAAAACCGTTTTATGCATGCTTTAGAAATGATTCGAATGGGTGCAGATATGGTAGTAGAAGGCAATACAGTGATTGTGACAGGTGTCCCTCACTTAAAAGCTGCCCCAGTAATGGCGACTGACTTACGGGCATCGGCTAGCTTGGTTATTGCTGGTTTGGTTGCAGAAGGTGACACGGTAGTTGATCGCATTTACCATATTGACCGAGGTTATGAGTGTATAGAAGAAAAACTTCAATTATTGGGCGCTAAGATAAGGCGGACACCTTCCTAA
- a CDS encoding BolA family protein — protein sequence MQALEVKQLLESTLPNTEVVVAGEGCNFQLTLVSDELMALSPVKRQQQVYALLNEAITSGAIHAVTMKFCSVADWQAQA from the coding sequence GTGCAGGCATTAGAAGTTAAGCAGCTATTAGAGTCAACTTTGCCCAATACTGAAGTTGTGGTGGCAGGTGAAGGCTGTAACTTTCAATTAACATTAGTTAGTGATGAACTAATGGCACTTTCCCCTGTAAAGCGCCAACAGCAAGTTTATGCACTTTTAAATGAGGCTATTACCTCTGGTGCAATTCATGCAGTGACTATGAAGTTTTGTAGTGTGGCTGACTGGCAAGCTCAGGCTTGA
- a CDS encoding STAS domain-containing protein, translated as MVDGEVLSTAPGQLKLVGSVTFRAAATIEQQGRELLIKQAGNCTVDLSEVREAGSAALSVLLSWMRQAHHLSINLSIVNMPTDLYDLARVSGLDTVLPIQQA; from the coding sequence GTGGTTGACGGTGAAGTGCTTTCAACCGCTCCTGGTCAGTTAAAGCTGGTCGGGAGTGTTACCTTTAGGGCTGCAGCAACCATTGAGCAGCAAGGGCGTGAGCTATTAATTAAACAGGCTGGTAACTGTACAGTAGATTTGTCTGAGGTCAGAGAAGCAGGCAGTGCGGCCTTATCAGTGTTACTTTCCTGGATGCGTCAAGCCCATCACCTTTCAATAAACTTATCGATTGTCAATATGCCTACTGATCTCTATGACTTAGCTAGGGTCAGTGGCTTGGATACTGTGCTGCCAATTCAGCAGGCATAG
- a CDS encoding MlaC/ttg2D family ABC transporter substrate-binding protein, with the protein MKVMSQYVSKQWLIKLVLAFSWLLAVTTLAPVYADESPDATVKTATDKMLAVIKAGKQSYKKTPDKFYSQLLEVLEPVVAFDVIARGVMSIKYSKNASDKQVVQFTEAFKMSMVEFYGKALLKYDNEKIEVHPVNKATLKKKRVPVNMTIHAADGVTYPLTYTMFKDKKVDQWKMRNVIVNGINIGKLFRTQFSEAMQQNKGDLQQVINNWTDIMKAANEKGKS; encoded by the coding sequence ATGAAAGTGATGTCTCAATACGTTTCAAAACAGTGGTTAATAAAGCTAGTGTTGGCTTTTAGCTGGTTGTTAGCAGTCACAACTTTAGCTCCCGTTTATGCTGATGAAAGCCCTGATGCAACAGTTAAAACAGCAACAGATAAAATGCTAGCTGTGATTAAAGCAGGCAAGCAAAGCTATAAAAAAACACCAGATAAGTTTTATTCTCAGCTACTAGAAGTACTTGAGCCTGTGGTTGCTTTTGATGTAATTGCTCGAGGAGTAATGAGTATTAAATACTCTAAAAATGCTTCAGACAAACAAGTTGTTCAGTTCACCGAAGCATTTAAAATGAGCATGGTCGAGTTTTATGGTAAGGCACTGCTGAAGTATGACAATGAAAAAATAGAAGTACACCCGGTAAATAAAGCGACTCTCAAGAAAAAGAGGGTGCCTGTCAACATGACAATTCATGCTGCAGATGGAGTCACTTATCCACTGACTTACACTATGTTCAAAGACAAAAAGGTTGATCAGTGGAAAATGCGCAATGTGATTGTCAATGGCATTAACATTGGAAAACTATTCAGAACTCAATTTTCTGAAGCGATGCAGCAGAATAAAGGTGATTTGCAGCAAGTTATCAATAACTGGACTGACATTATGAAAGCTGCAAATGAAAAGGGTAAGTCTTAG
- the mlaD gene encoding outer membrane lipid asymmetry maintenance protein MlaD — MRMRTVEISVGAFMLAGIFALVMLALKVSGLSIENNQQTYRVHAFFDNVGGLSLRAKVSMSGVTIGRVVDIKLDKELYRAKVVMDIHSDVKNIPLDSTASILTAGLLGEQYIGISVGGEEEFLDDGDELEDTQSALILEDLIGKFLLNTVKQTDSN, encoded by the coding sequence ATGCGCATGAGAACGGTGGAGATCAGCGTCGGTGCGTTCATGCTAGCAGGGATTTTTGCCCTGGTGATGCTAGCACTTAAAGTGAGCGGCTTGTCTATAGAAAATAATCAGCAAACTTACCGGGTTCATGCTTTCTTCGATAATGTCGGAGGACTAAGCCTACGAGCCAAGGTTTCAATGAGTGGAGTCACTATTGGCCGAGTTGTTGATATCAAGCTTGATAAAGAACTGTATCGAGCCAAAGTGGTAATGGATATTCATAGTGATGTTAAAAATATCCCGCTAGATAGTACAGCAAGCATACTAACTGCTGGTCTTTTGGGAGAACAATATATAGGCATTAGTGTGGGTGGGGAGGAAGAGTTCCTGGATGATGGTGATGAGCTCGAAGACACTCAGTCGGCACTGATATTGGAAGATTTAATAGGAAAATTCCTACTAAATACAGTCAAGCAAACTGATAGTAATTAA
- the mlaE gene encoding lipid asymmetry maintenance ABC transporter permease subunit MlaE — MIHDFWAFLRRLGQAGLLKVEAIGRSGIYLMLAIFGRSGFGSKFQLLLQQLYSVGVLSLIIIAVSGLFIGMVLGLQGYNILVRYGSQEAVGQMVALTLVRELGPVVTALLFAGRAGSALTAEIGLMKATEQLSSMEMIGVDPLKRIVAPRFWAGFISMPLLVAIFNMVGVVGGAMVGVDWLSIDEGSFWGNMQQTVNFGDDVVNGIIKSLVFGFVVTWIAVFQGYDTLPTSEGISRATTKTVVYSSLAILGLDFILTAVMFGDL; from the coding sequence GTGATTCATGATTTTTGGGCTTTTTTACGCCGGCTGGGGCAAGCAGGGTTACTTAAAGTAGAAGCGATTGGCCGCTCAGGTATTTATCTGATGCTTGCTATTTTTGGTCGCTCAGGTTTTGGCTCTAAATTTCAGTTGTTACTCCAGCAGCTTTATTCTGTTGGTGTGTTATCGCTCATTATTATCGCTGTTTCAGGCTTATTTATTGGTATGGTGCTTGGCCTTCAAGGCTATAACATTTTAGTTCGCTATGGCTCTCAAGAAGCTGTCGGGCAAATGGTAGCATTAACCTTAGTACGTGAGCTGGGACCAGTTGTTACCGCATTATTATTTGCAGGACGGGCCGGCTCGGCGTTGACTGCTGAAATAGGGCTAATGAAAGCCACGGAGCAACTGTCTAGTATGGAGATGATAGGGGTTGATCCATTAAAAAGAATTGTTGCTCCCCGCTTTTGGGCTGGATTTATATCCATGCCATTGCTGGTTGCCATTTTCAATATGGTGGGTGTCGTAGGTGGCGCTATGGTTGGCGTAGATTGGCTTTCGATTGATGAAGGCTCTTTCTGGGGCAATATGCAACAAACAGTAAACTTTGGCGATGATGTGGTAAACGGCATTATTAAAAGCTTAGTGTTTGGTTTTGTTGTTACATGGATCGCGGTTTTTCAGGGCTACGACACTCTTCCTACTTCGGAAGGCATTAGTCGTGCAACTACAAAAACCGTTGTTTACTCGTCCTTGGCTATCCTTGGGCTCGACTTTATCTTAACTGCAGTTATGTTTGGAGATTTATAA
- a CDS encoding ATP-binding cassette domain-containing protein, producing the protein MTAHDNNFVEIKGLSYRRGDRVIFDDINIDIPRGKVTGIMGPSGTGKTTLLRLIGAQLRPEAGDIVVDGQNVPKLSRKELFELRSKMGMLFQSGALFTDMSVYENVAFPLRVHTELPESMVHDIVLMKLQAVGLRGARDLMPSELSGGMARRVALARAIALDPVMIMYDEPFVGQDPIAMGVLVQLVRMLNDALNLTSIVVSHDIHETASIADYLYLISDAKVIGHGTPEALLNSDDPRITQFMQGLPDGPVPFHYPAQNYADDLMGGGI; encoded by the coding sequence ATGACGGCTCATGATAATAACTTTGTGGAAATCAAAGGGCTTAGCTATCGTCGTGGAGATCGGGTTATTTTTGATGACATCAATATTGATATTCCTCGTGGTAAAGTAACGGGCATTATGGGGCCTAGTGGTACAGGAAAAACCACGTTGCTCAGATTAATTGGTGCTCAACTAAGGCCTGAAGCGGGAGATATCGTTGTTGATGGACAGAACGTACCTAAGCTGTCTCGTAAAGAGCTATTTGAGCTACGCAGTAAAATGGGCATGCTATTTCAAAGTGGCGCTCTATTCACGGATATGAGTGTTTATGAAAACGTAGCCTTTCCGCTTAGGGTTCATACTGAGCTGCCTGAATCAATGGTGCATGATATTGTATTGATGAAGCTTCAGGCTGTTGGCTTGCGAGGTGCGAGAGACTTAATGCCTAGTGAGCTATCTGGGGGGATGGCTCGTCGTGTTGCTTTAGCTCGAGCAATTGCGTTAGACCCAGTAATGATAATGTATGATGAGCCATTTGTAGGTCAGGACCCTATTGCAATGGGGGTGCTGGTTCAGTTGGTACGTATGTTAAATGATGCCTTGAATTTAACCAGTATTGTGGTATCTCACGATATTCATGAAACAGCCAGTATTGCAGATTACTTATATTTGATTAGTGATGCCAAAGTAATTGGGCATGGTACGCCAGAAGCGTTATTGAATTCAGATGATCCTAGAATTACCCAGTTTATGCAGGGCTTGCCTGATGGTCCGGTACCTTTCCACTACCCAGCACAAAATTATGCTGATGATTTGATGGGAGGGGGTATTTAG
- a CDS encoding M20/M25/M40 family metallo-hydrolase, protein MLIKNISAIALVGALSGLGFAGEQPPAWITVDDEAYQLVKEGMPSLFTGYETEQGLIDRLANISQGKVHIVAIHPKKVTALSLYLHMKQKRCGGFIQHETAEAAISGVANAFNPPASIAAINYQISEDDMVRKLIGQTKESSIRETIQQLSRYHDRYYKSKTGVEAANWIKDYWQKLAGDKTGVSVKTVDHNDWQQPSVVMTWQGSETPDEIVVIGGHLDSINGRNISLKAPGADDNASGIATITEVIRVLVESNFKPKKTIKFMGYAAEEVGLRGSSEIARQHKNQGAKVVGVLQLDMTNYNGSQDDFNLVSDYTNDRQNKFIAELSKKYLPQLKVGYTRCGYGCSDHASWHNNGFPASMPFEAKFNQSNRSIHTERDTLDQMGGNANHALKFSKLATAFVVEMAKHAGNGNPQPPKPDPNPNPDDGKYKQLSTGKGTCLGILSDSGKTGIRASSGDCTGATSQLWSIDSKGLVHPKHAPNKCLIMRNWKKGVNTAELGECKAEQLNQRWQLDGGRINNLAYPNFYLTHFGRYYGDWTGVWKKYKSDYQKWSWKK, encoded by the coding sequence ATGCTGATAAAAAATATTAGCGCAATTGCATTAGTCGGTGCTTTAAGTGGTCTAGGGTTTGCTGGTGAGCAGCCACCTGCTTGGATTACAGTAGATGATGAAGCATATCAGTTAGTAAAGGAAGGAATGCCAAGCTTATTTACTGGTTATGAAACAGAGCAAGGTTTAATTGACCGGCTGGCAAATATTAGTCAGGGTAAAGTACATATTGTTGCTATTCACCCTAAAAAAGTTACTGCATTAAGCTTGTATTTGCATATGAAGCAAAAACGTTGTGGTGGTTTTATTCAGCATGAGACTGCTGAGGCGGCTATCTCTGGTGTTGCTAATGCATTTAACCCACCAGCATCAATTGCTGCTATCAACTATCAGATCAGTGAAGATGACATGGTAAGGAAGCTGATTGGTCAAACCAAAGAAAGCAGTATTCGTGAAACTATACAGCAATTGTCGCGTTACCATGATCGTTATTATAAAAGCAAAACTGGGGTAGAAGCAGCTAATTGGATTAAAGACTATTGGCAAAAGCTAGCAGGTGATAAAACTGGGGTATCGGTAAAAACAGTTGATCATAATGATTGGCAACAACCTTCAGTGGTGATGACCTGGCAGGGCTCTGAAACACCCGATGAAATTGTTGTGATCGGTGGTCATTTGGATTCGATTAATGGTCGGAATATTAGTCTAAAAGCGCCAGGAGCAGATGATAATGCCTCGGGTATTGCCACAATTACGGAAGTGATTCGGGTTTTAGTAGAGAGTAACTTTAAACCGAAAAAGACCATTAAATTTATGGGGTATGCTGCTGAGGAAGTAGGGCTGAGAGGCTCTTCTGAAATAGCGCGTCAACATAAAAATCAAGGGGCTAAAGTTGTTGGTGTATTACAGTTAGATATGACTAACTACAATGGCTCTCAAGATGATTTCAATTTAGTTTCAGATTACACCAATGACAGGCAAAATAAGTTTATTGCGGAGTTATCGAAAAAGTACTTGCCTCAATTAAAGGTTGGCTATACTCGCTGTGGCTATGGTTGTTCAGATCATGCGTCATGGCATAATAATGGCTTTCCTGCATCAATGCCCTTTGAGGCTAAGTTTAATCAAAGTAATAGAAGTATCCATACTGAGCGAGATACTTTGGATCAAATGGGAGGCAATGCGAACCATGCATTGAAGTTCTCAAAGCTAGCTACTGCATTTGTGGTGGAAATGGCTAAGCATGCAGGTAATGGTAACCCTCAGCCACCTAAGCCAGATCCAAACCCCAATCCAGATGATGGTAAGTATAAGCAACTATCAACAGGAAAAGGGACTTGTTTAGGTATTCTATCCGATAGTGGTAAAACAGGAATCCGGGCCAGTTCAGGAGACTGTACTGGAGCTACTAGTCAGCTATGGAGTATTGATAGTAAAGGCCTGGTTCATCCTAAGCATGCGCCAAATAAATGTTTGATAATGCGAAATTGGAAAAAAGGTGTGAATACCGCTGAGCTGGGAGAGTGTAAAGCAGAGCAGCTGAATCAACGCTGGCAATTAGATGGTGGTCGAATCAATAACTTAGCATACCCTAACTTTTATTTGACACATTTCGGACGCTATTATGGCGACTGGACGGGGGTATGGAAAAAATACAAAAGCGACTATCAAAAGTGGAGCTGGAAAAAATAA
- a CDS encoding KpsF/GutQ family sugar-phosphate isomerase produces MSHEIDFAQSAIRTIESEREAIDKLIPRIDGAFTQACQIMLNCKGRVVVVGMGKSGHIGNKIAATLASTGTPAFFVHPGEASHGDMGMITDNDVVLALSNSGNTAELVMLIPLLKRLGTPLISMTGNEKSALAQAADVNLNTYVEKEACPLDLAPTSSTTVSLVLGDALAIALLEARGFTAEDFAFSHPGGSLGRKLLLKVADIMHTGQQLPIVSLSTPLKEALIVISQKGLGMTAIADSENQLLGVFTDGDLRRVLDQELNLHTTPINQVMTTQCKTVSADILAAEALNIMEDHKITSLVVISQHSQIEGVIHLHDIIKAGVV; encoded by the coding sequence ATGTCACACGAAATTGATTTTGCTCAGTCCGCTATTCGCACCATTGAAAGTGAGCGGGAGGCTATTGATAAACTGATTCCCCGCATAGATGGCGCTTTCACCCAAGCCTGCCAAATAATGTTGAACTGTAAAGGCCGTGTAGTTGTAGTAGGCATGGGCAAGTCTGGCCATATCGGCAACAAGATTGCTGCAACGCTTGCCAGCACAGGAACTCCCGCTTTTTTTGTTCACCCTGGTGAGGCCAGTCATGGTGATATGGGCATGATTACCGATAACGATGTGGTGTTAGCTTTATCTAACTCAGGCAATACTGCTGAGCTGGTGATGTTAATTCCCCTCTTAAAGCGGCTAGGCACCCCCTTGATCAGTATGACAGGCAATGAGAAGTCAGCATTAGCGCAAGCAGCTGATGTCAACCTAAACACCTATGTAGAAAAAGAAGCCTGCCCACTAGACCTAGCACCTACCTCAAGCACGACAGTTAGCCTAGTACTAGGTGACGCTTTGGCAATTGCTCTGCTAGAGGCTAGAGGGTTTACAGCTGAAGACTTTGCCTTTTCGCATCCTGGTGGCAGTCTGGGTCGGAAGCTGCTACTTAAAGTTGCAGATATTATGCATACTGGACAGCAACTCCCTATCGTTAGCTTATCAACGCCTTTAAAAGAAGCCTTAATTGTCATTTCCCAAAAAGGCCTAGGGATGACAGCAATTGCTGACTCAGAAAACCAATTATTAGGCGTTTTTACTGATGGTGATTTGCGCCGAGTTCTAGATCAAGAGCTCAACCTCCATACAACCCCAATCAACCAGGTGATGACAACTCAGTGTAAGACCGTAAGTGCCGACATATTAGCAGCAGAAGCCTTAAACATTATGGAAGATCATAAAATCACCAGTTTGGTCGTCATTAGTCAACACAGTCAAATTGAAGGCGTTATCCATTTACACGACATTATCAAAGCAGGCGTTGTATGA
- a CDS encoding KdsC family phosphatase: MNLDPQLIVKAQAIKLLGLDVDGVMTDGRLYFTADGQEFKTFNILDGHGIKMLQSTGVKVAIITGRETTVVAKRAKDLGIELLLQGREDKQVALNEIRQQLKLDWQEIAYVGDDLPDLPAIQQVGLGLTVPNGYWLVKKHADGVTQTPGGAGAVREVCDFIMSAQNTLQPALTPYIQASE, encoded by the coding sequence ATGAACCTTGACCCACAATTAATAGTCAAAGCACAAGCGATTAAACTTCTTGGGCTTGATGTAGATGGGGTAATGACTGATGGCCGGCTGTACTTTACGGCTGATGGTCAGGAATTTAAAACCTTTAACATTTTGGATGGCCATGGCATTAAGATGCTCCAGTCAACGGGCGTAAAAGTTGCTATTATAACAGGCCGAGAAACAACCGTTGTAGCAAAGCGTGCAAAAGACTTGGGTATTGAACTGTTATTACAAGGCAGAGAAGACAAACAAGTCGCTTTAAACGAAATTCGTCAACAGCTTAAGTTAGATTGGCAAGAGATAGCCTATGTAGGTGATGACCTGCCTGACTTACCAGCCATTCAGCAAGTAGGCTTGGGCCTAACTGTTCCCAATGGCTATTGGCTGGTTAAAAAGCATGCTGATGGCGTGACTCAAACACCAGGGGGAGCTGGCGCAGTAAGGGAGGTTTGTGACTTCATTATGAGCGCACAAAATACCTTACAACCAGCTCTAACTCCTTATATACAGGCAAGCGAATGA
- the lptC gene encoding LPS export ABC transporter periplasmic protein LptC, with protein sequence MNRSSIISLIVILVIAYCGYLMLGTTSTPVPSSSEPLANNLEQAPDYYLINPRVTQFTLEGNKDYLLVADKISHYPHNDVSLLAKPNIDLYKATSDDQWKTTAKHGRLLPGGDILELSDQVRVKELKSNGELGTLLKTDFLTLYAEEEVADTQHPVVITSPNGSITQGVGMRAFLAKDRIQLFSNVRGHYEVNQ encoded by the coding sequence ATGAATCGAAGCAGTATTATCAGCTTAATTGTTATTTTAGTAATTGCTTACTGCGGCTATCTTATGCTTGGCACAACCTCAACACCAGTGCCCAGCTCAAGTGAGCCTCTAGCAAATAACCTTGAGCAGGCACCAGACTACTACTTGATAAACCCTCGTGTTACTCAGTTTACTTTAGAGGGGAATAAAGACTATTTGCTCGTTGCAGACAAAATCAGTCATTACCCACATAATGACGTATCTTTATTAGCAAAGCCTAATATTGATTTGTACAAGGCAACTAGTGACGACCAATGGAAAACCACTGCTAAACACGGGCGCTTATTACCTGGTGGCGATATCCTTGAGTTATCTGACCAGGTAAGAGTCAAAGAGCTTAAGTCCAATGGTGAACTTGGCACTTTACTCAAAACCGACTTTTTAACTCTTTATGCCGAGGAAGAAGTCGCCGATACTCAACATCCAGTTGTGATAACATCACCCAACGGCTCTATTACCCAAGGAGTTGGCATGCGCGCATTTTTAGCAAAAGATAGAATTCAACTGTTTTCTAATGTCAGGGGACACTATGAAGTTAATCAGTAA